From a region of the Triticum aestivum cultivar Chinese Spring chromosome 7D, IWGSC CS RefSeq v2.1, whole genome shotgun sequence genome:
- the LOC123166435 gene encoding uncharacterized protein, translating into MAILKSCSVDSDASARGFVPEEIDLGDDVLAEIILRLPLESVARSRCVSKNWCAAIADGYLRCRLPLHMSMICFPDDDGALGGGGRPVYACAGEGRRLEVRDLSFFALHDSVIFCDGCNGLLLCRAPGSPEFYVVSPVTRSWVALPRPAKDARLSVLAFDPLGGQHYHVINFTGWRDRGAAVEVFSSETRAWAARDVEFGGVLAGSLSGSVHCHGGAVYFLASDPDCVVRMDLAAGAGLACTVIDLPEPADGDGRVAHSGGRLHYFCSDGGLLKVWSLEDDRARQWWRLKHAVRVSDVVDGGGGEVRFLAMHPENQAVVYIWSPWKVVEYDLGKREITGAAWEFGKGARNRVVKTWLVPSSCYLSDCFADDGPVLAR; encoded by the coding sequence ATGGCAATCCTCAAGAGTTGTTCCGTCGACAGCGACGCGAGTGCCAGGGGCTTTGTTCCGGAAGAGATCGACCTGGGCGACGACGTGCTCGCCGAGATCATCCTGCGCCTGCCCCTGGAGTCCGTCGCGCGCTCCAGGTGCGTCTCCAAGAACTGGTGCGCCGCCATCGCGGACGGCTACCTCCGCTGCCGGCTCCCCCTGCACATGTCCATGATCTGCTTCCCCGACGACGACGGCgcgcttggcggcggcggcaggcccgTGTACGCGTGCGCCGGCGAGGGCCGCCGGCTCGAGGTCCGGGACCTTAGCTTCTTCGCGCTGCACGACAGCGTCATCTTCTGCGACGGGTGCAACGGCCTGCTCCTCTGCCGCGCCCCCGGCTCGCCGGAGTTCTACGTCGTGAGCCCGGTGACCAGGAGCTGGGTGGCGCTCCCGAGGCCGGCCAAGGACGCGCGGCTCTCCGTGCTGGCGTTCGACCCGCTCGGCGGGCAGCACTACCACGTGATCAACTTCACCGGGTGGCGCGACCGTGGAGCGGCGGTGGAGGTGTTCTCGTCGGAGACGCGGGCGTGGGCCGCGCGCGACGTGGAGTTCGGCGGCGTCCTCGCGGGCTCCCTCTCCGGCTCGGTGCACTGCCACGGCGGCGCTGTGTACTTCCTCGCCTCCGACCCGGACTGCGTCGTCCGCATGGACCTCGCCGCCGGGGCCGGGCTCGCGTGCACGGTCATcgacctccccgagccggcggacGGCGACGGCCGCGTCGCGCACTCCGGCGGCAGGCTGCACTACTTCTGCAGCGACGGCGGGCTGCTCAAAGTCTGGTCCCTCGAGGACGACCGCGCGCGCCAGTGGTGGCGTCTGAAGCACGCCGTGAGAGTCAGCGACGTcgtggacggcggcggtggcgaggtGAGGTTCCTGGCGATGCACCCGGAGAATCAGGCGGTGGTCTACATATGGTCGCCGTGGAAGGTCGTCGAGTACGACCTGGGCAAGCGAGAGATCACCGGCGCGGCGTGGGAGTTCGGCAAGGGCGCGAGGAACCGTGTCGTCAAGACGTGGCTCGTCCCGTCCTCGTGCTACCTTTCGGATTGCTTTGCGGACGATGGTCCGGTACTGGCGCGCTAA